In a single window of the Nicotiana tomentosiformis chromosome 8, ASM39032v3, whole genome shotgun sequence genome:
- the LOC104094632 gene encoding protein NUCLEAR FUSION DEFECTIVE 4 isoform X1, with amino-acid sequence MGGQSRKWMILVATIWIQAFTGTNFDFSAYSSELKAVLGISQVQLNYLATASDLGKALGWSSGLALMYFPLWFVMFVAAFMGFFGYGIQWLVILDLISLPYFVVFFLCLLAGCSITWFNTVCFVLCIKNFPSNRPLALALTVSFNGVSAALYNLAAMAINPSSSHIYLLLNAFIPLITSIVVIVPILRQPPIDSLPSDAIKHEQLIFVILNFLAAITGLYLLFVHSTDPSTARVIFAGAILLLVIPLGIPGIIYARKWFKKKISSSFPLQGSGLLLVDADDLEFHKELLSRENSQINVMSYGVNGDGPTLTLRLARIIGTGGASDQGCCEKIIGKDQLYMLGEEHKAGLLVKRLDFWLYYLAYFCGGTIGLVYSNNLGQIAQSLGHSSMTSTLITLYSSFSFFGRLLSAAPDFIRLKLYFARTGWLAVALVPTPIAFFLLAATGNEAAIQAGTALIGLSSGFIFAAAVSITSELFGPNSVGVNHNILITNIPIGSLVYGFLAALIYDNNAVGATFAQHMMTDTVVCMGRKCYLSTFLWWGCLALLGLVSSVLLFLRTRPAYDRFEQNRRANLLD; translated from the exons ATGGGAGGACAATCAAGAAAATGGATGATTTTAGTGGCGACCATATGGATTCAAGCATTCACGGGAACCAATTTCGATTTCTCAGCTTACTCGTCGGAGCTGAAGGCTGTTTTGGGAATTTCACAGGTGCAGTTGAACTACCTGGCAACGGCGTCGGATCTCGGAAAAGCTCTGGGATGGTCCTCTGGATTGGCTTTGATGTATTTTCCGTTGTGGTTCGTCATGTTCGTCGCTGCTTTCATGGGATTCTTTGGTTACGGGATTCAGTGGCTTGTCATTCTTGACCTCATTTCCTTGCCTTATTTTGTG GTATTTTTCCTTTGCTTGTTAGCTGGATGCAGCATCACTTGGTTCAACACAGTTTGCTTTGTTCTCTGCATTAAAAACTTCCCTTCTAACAGACCATTAGCACTTGCACTCACAGTGAGTTTCAATGGAGTTAGTGCAGCCTTATACAACCTCGCTGCAATGGCTATAAATCCTTCTTCTAGTCATATTTACCTACTTCTCAATGCCTTCATTCCCTTAATCACCTCAATTGTAGTCATTGTCCCAATCCTGCGACAACCCCCTATCGATTCTCTGCCCTCTGATGCCATCAAACACGAACAACTCATATTCGTAATTCTAAATTTCCTAGCTGCAATCACTGGCCTCTATCTTCTCTTTGTCCATTCGACAGATCCATCAACGGCTCGTGTAATTTTTGCTGGTGCAATTTTACTTCTTGTTATTCCATTGGGAATTCCAGGCATTATCTATGCAAGGAAATGGTTTAAGAAGAAAATTTCTTCAAGCTTTCCCCTTCAAGGATCCGGCTTACTACTTGTTGATGCTGATGATCTTGAATTTCATAAAGAATTACTTAGTCGCGAGAATAGCCAAATCAATGTAATGTCCTACGGTGTAAATGGTGATGGACCGACTCTTACACTAAGACTTGCGAGGATTATAGGCACCGGTGGAGCTAGTGATCAAGGATGTTGTGAAAAAATAATTGGGAAGGATCAGTTGTACATGCTTGGAGAAGAACACAAGGCAGGGTTGCTGGTTAAAAGATTGGACTTTTGGCTATATTATCTTGCATACTTTTGTGGAGGAACAATTGGGCTTGTGTATAGTAACAATCTTGGCCAAATAGCACAGTCACTTGGACATAGTTCAATGACTTCCACTCTCATCACACTTTACTCATCCTTCTCCTTCTTTGGCCGCTTGCTCTCTGCAGCTCCAGATTTCATCAGATT GAAACTGTATTTTGCAAGGACAGGTTGGCTAGCCGTTGCATTAGTTCCAACACCAATAGCATTCTTTTTGTTAGCAGCAACAGGAAATGAGGCAGCAATCCAAGCAGGAACAGCTTTAATTGGATTGAGTTCAGGATTCATATTTGCTGCAGCAGTGTCAATTACATCAGAATTATTTGGACCAAATAGTGTTGGAGTGAACCACAACATTCTCATAACAAACATCCCTATTGGATCACTCGTCTATGGTTTTCTTGCTGCTCTCATTTATGACAATAATGCTGTTGGTGCTACTTTTGCACAACACATGATGACTGATACAGTGGTTTGTATGGGGAGGAAATGTTACTTGTCAACTTTTCTCTGGTGGGGTTGTCTTGCTCTTTTAGGACTTGTCTCGAGTGTGTTGTTGTTCTTAAGAACTCGGCCTGCTTATGATCGATTCGAGCAAAATAGAAGAGCAAATTTGTTGGATTGA
- the LOC104094629 gene encoding probable serine/threonine-protein kinase PBL15 — MKDSKSWRPFTANCCSVEDQTIFGNFSRCKTSKSEFSKNIAPLPSFRRLSFSDLSRSSSTRINEDLAQSFGPDLFDFQLSELRAITQNFSTNYLLGEGGFGTVHKGYVDENLRTGLKSQAVAVKLLNIEGLQGHREWLAEVIFLGQLRHQNLVRLIGYCCEDEERLLVYEFMPRGSLENHLFKRLSNSLPWGTRLKIAIGAAKGLAFLHGAEKPVIYRDFKTSNILLDSDFTAKLSDFGLAHMGPEGSNTHVTTRVMGTYGYAAPEYVSTGHLTTKSDIYSFGVVLLELVTGRRAMDKTRTKNEQNLVDWTRPYLSSSRRLRCIMDPRLGGQYSVKGAKEMAHLASQCTSLNPKDRPKMPAIIETLESLQPLRDMAVACGQWPPSPKSSNKYVVYSPKGNKDSKIVVIKNSRMAFHSKSK, encoded by the exons ATGAAGGACTCAAAATCTTGGAGACCCTTTACAGCAAACTGCTGTTCTGTCGAAGATCAAACCATTTTTGGAAATTTTAGCAGGTGCAAGACCTCGAAATCAGAATTTTCAAAGAACATAGCTCCATTGCCATCTTTTCGTAGGTTGTCATTCTCGGATTTGAGCAGATCATCATCAACTAGGATTAATGAGGATCTTGCACAATCATTTGGACCTGACTTATTTGATTTTCAGTTGAGTGAACTGCGTGCCATTACGCAGAATTTCTCGACTAATTACTTGCTTGGTGAAGGTGGTTTTGGAACAGTGCATAAAGGTTATGTTGATGAGAATTTGAGGACTGGTTTGAAATCTCAAGCTGTTGCTGTTAAGCTTCTTAATATTGAAGGACTTCAAGGCCACAGGGAATGGCTG GCGGAAGTAATATTTCTAGGGCAGCTAAGGCACCAAAACTTAGTAAGATTGATTGGGTACTGTTGCGAGGATGAAGAGCGCCTCCTTGTTTATGAATTCATGCCTAGAGGCAGCCTTGAAAATCATCTCTTTAAGA GGTTATCAAACTCACTGCCATGGGGTACAAGATTGAAGATAGCAATAGGAGCAGCCAAAGGCCTTGCTTTCTTGCATGGTGCTGAGAAACCTGTTATTTACCGTGATTTCAAAACCTCCAACATTTTGCTCGATTCT GACTTTACTGCTAAATTATCAGATTTTGGGCTTGCACATATGGGTCCAGAAGGTTCAAACACCCATGTCACTACTAGAGTAATGGGCACTTACGGATATGCAGCCCCTGAATATGTTAGCACAG GACATCTTACTACCAAAAGCGACATTTACAGCTTTGGAGTGGTCTTGCTAGAACTAGTAACAGGAAGAAGAGCAATGGACAAAACAAGAACAAAGAATGAACAAAACTTAGTCGATTGGACAAGGCCTTACTTGTCAAGTAGTCGAAGATTGCGTTGCATAATGGACCCTAGACTTGGAGGACAATATTCAGTGAAAGGAGCAAAAGAAATGGCCCATTTAGCTTCACAATGCACAAGTTTGAACCCAAAGGACAGGCCCAAAATGCCAGCTATTATTGAAACCTTAGAAAGCCTTCAACCACTAAGGGACATGGCTGTGGCTTGTGGACAATGGCCACCCTCTCCAAAATCAAGCAATAAGTATGTTGTTTATTCTCCAAAAGGCAACAAGGACAGCAAAATAGTGGTTATCAAGAATTCTCGTATGGCTTTTCATAGTAAGAGCAAGTAA
- the LOC104094631 gene encoding uncharacterized protein — protein sequence MAFNKPKKPLLSLNSKLCTTLFFIVLFTIPILRLLHTPTNSICCTSSSNIESWSGDLRDAEFSWNRLKFIDKNPPLKTLKIAVFSRKWPTSATPGGMERHAYTLHMAMARRGHKVHVFTSPPMMDDSALSPYLSPTIHWHEGEPGKWRYNKAWEQYEEENEREQFDVIHSESVALPNHVALGLSNLVVSWHGIALESVHSSIFQDLARNPIEPMTPAFNQSLQGMIPKVLNEIRFFQNYAHHVAISDSCGEMLRDVYQIPRRRVHVIVNGVDEEEFCEDSRLGHDFGSKIGVPHNASIVLGVAGRLVKDKGHPLLFEAFSQLKEKYPNVYLIVAGSGPWLQRYKDLGPQVIALGSMNSSELRGFYNSIDIFVNPTLRPQGLDLTLMEAMMSGKPVMASRFPSIKGTIIVDDEFGFMFSPNVESLVEALEKVVEEGREKLAQRGKACREYATSMFTAKKMALAYERLFLCIKNATFCSYT from the coding sequence ATGGCCTTCAACAAGCCTAAAAAGCCCCTTCTCTCTCTTAATTCCAAACTTTGCACCACCTTATTTTTCATTGTTCTTTTCACCATTCCTATCCTTCGCCTCCTTCATACCCCTACCAACTCTATTTGCTGCACCTCTTCTTCGAATATCGAGTCTTGGTCTGGTGATCTACGTGATGCTGAATTTTCATGGAACCGTTTGAAGTTTATTGATAAAAATCCCCCATTAAAAACTCTAAAAATCGCGGTCTTTTCTAGGAAATGGCCTACGAGTGCCACCCCAGGTGGCATGGAGCGTCATGCCTATACGTTGCACATGGCTATGGCGCGTCGTGGCCACAAGGTGCATGTCTTCACATCACCACCAATGATGGATGACTCTGCCCTAAGTCCATATCTTTCACCAACTATTCATTGGCACGAGGGCGAACCAGGGAAATGGCGTTACAATAAGGCGTGGGAACAATAtgaagaggaaaatgaaagaGAACAATTTGATGTAATTCACTCGGAAAGCGTGGCATTGCCTAATCACGTAGCTCTTGGCCTTTCGAATCTCGTGGTATCTTGGCATGGAATAGCTCTAGAGAGTGTACATTCAAGCATCTTCCAAGATTTAGCAAGAAATCCAATTGAGCCTATGACACCTGCTTTTAATCAAAGCCTACAGGGCATGATTCCAAAGGTGTTGAATGAAATTCGATTTTTTCAAAACTATGCACACCATGTTGCCATAAGTGATAGCTGTGGAGAAATGCTTAGAGATGTCTATCAAATTCCTAGAAGGAGAGTCCATGTGATTGTTAATGGAGTGGATGAAGAAGAATTTTGTGAAGATTCAAGACTAGGCCATGACTTTGGGTCCAAAATAGGTGTGCCCCACAATGCAAGCATAGTACTAGGTGTAGCTGGAAGATTGGTAAAGGATAAAGGGCACCCTTTACTTTTTGAAGCATTTTCACAACTCAAAGAAAAATACCCTAATGTTTATTTAATAGTAGCAGGGTCAGGACCTTGGTTACAAAGGTACAAAGATTTAGGACCTCAAGTTATAGCCTTAGGTTCAATGAACTCATCTGAGTTAAGAGGATTCTATAACTCAATAGATATTTTTGTGAACCCTACACTTAGACCACAAGGGCTTGATCTTACATTAATGGAGGCAATGATGAGTGGGAAACCAGTTATGGCTTCAAGGTTTCCTAGTATAAAGGGCACAATTATTGTGGATGATGAATTTGGATTTATGTTTTCTCCAAATGTGGAGTCTTTGGTAGAAGCACTTGAAAAAGTGGTTGAAGAAGGAAGAGAGAAATTAGCACAAAGAGGAAAAGCTTGTAGGGAATATGCAACTTCTATGTTCACTGCAAAGAAGATGGCTTTGGCTTATGAGAGATTGTTCCTTTGCATCAAGAATGCAACATTTTGTAGctacacttag
- the LOC104094632 gene encoding protein NUCLEAR FUSION DEFECTIVE 4 isoform X2: MGGQSRKWMILVATIWIQAFTGTNFDFSAYSSELKAVLGISQVQLNYLATASDLGKALGWSSGLALMYFPLWFVMFVAAFMGFFGYGIQWLVILDLISLPYFVVFFLCLLAGCSITWFNTVCFVLCIKNFPSNRPLALALTVSFNGVSAALYNLAAMAINPSSSHIYLLLNAFIPLITSIVVIVPILRQPPIDSLPSDAIKHEQLIFVILNFLAAITGLYLLFVHSTDPSTARVIFAGAILLLVIPLGIPGIIYARKWFKKKISSSFPLQGSGLLLVDADDLEFHKELLSRENSQINVMSYGVNGDGPTLTLRLARIIGTGGASDQGCCEKIIGKDQLYMLGEEHKAGLLVKRLDFWLYYLAYFCGGTIGLVYSNNLGQIAQSLGHSSMTSTLITLYSSFSFFGRLLSAAPDFIRLLASRCISSNTNSILFVSSNRK, from the exons ATGGGAGGACAATCAAGAAAATGGATGATTTTAGTGGCGACCATATGGATTCAAGCATTCACGGGAACCAATTTCGATTTCTCAGCTTACTCGTCGGAGCTGAAGGCTGTTTTGGGAATTTCACAGGTGCAGTTGAACTACCTGGCAACGGCGTCGGATCTCGGAAAAGCTCTGGGATGGTCCTCTGGATTGGCTTTGATGTATTTTCCGTTGTGGTTCGTCATGTTCGTCGCTGCTTTCATGGGATTCTTTGGTTACGGGATTCAGTGGCTTGTCATTCTTGACCTCATTTCCTTGCCTTATTTTGTG GTATTTTTCCTTTGCTTGTTAGCTGGATGCAGCATCACTTGGTTCAACACAGTTTGCTTTGTTCTCTGCATTAAAAACTTCCCTTCTAACAGACCATTAGCACTTGCACTCACAGTGAGTTTCAATGGAGTTAGTGCAGCCTTATACAACCTCGCTGCAATGGCTATAAATCCTTCTTCTAGTCATATTTACCTACTTCTCAATGCCTTCATTCCCTTAATCACCTCAATTGTAGTCATTGTCCCAATCCTGCGACAACCCCCTATCGATTCTCTGCCCTCTGATGCCATCAAACACGAACAACTCATATTCGTAATTCTAAATTTCCTAGCTGCAATCACTGGCCTCTATCTTCTCTTTGTCCATTCGACAGATCCATCAACGGCTCGTGTAATTTTTGCTGGTGCAATTTTACTTCTTGTTATTCCATTGGGAATTCCAGGCATTATCTATGCAAGGAAATGGTTTAAGAAGAAAATTTCTTCAAGCTTTCCCCTTCAAGGATCCGGCTTACTACTTGTTGATGCTGATGATCTTGAATTTCATAAAGAATTACTTAGTCGCGAGAATAGCCAAATCAATGTAATGTCCTACGGTGTAAATGGTGATGGACCGACTCTTACACTAAGACTTGCGAGGATTATAGGCACCGGTGGAGCTAGTGATCAAGGATGTTGTGAAAAAATAATTGGGAAGGATCAGTTGTACATGCTTGGAGAAGAACACAAGGCAGGGTTGCTGGTTAAAAGATTGGACTTTTGGCTATATTATCTTGCATACTTTTGTGGAGGAACAATTGGGCTTGTGTATAGTAACAATCTTGGCCAAATAGCACAGTCACTTGGACATAGTTCAATGACTTCCACTCTCATCACACTTTACTCATCCTTCTCCTTCTTTGGCCGCTTGCTCTCTGCAGCTCCAGATTTCATCAGATT GTTGGCTAGCCGTTGCATTAGTTCCAACACCAATAGCATTCTTTTTGTTAGCAGCAACAGGAAATGA